The following coding sequences lie in one Arthrobacter sp. SLBN-122 genomic window:
- a CDS encoding beta-glucoside-specific PTS transporter subunit IIABC: MASVDYRSLAGDILQGVGGEKNIVSAAHCATRLRLKLRDETKADTAAVEKLPGVITVMKAGGQYQVVIGDNVPTVYAELGKITKLTDDSAADEEPAPKGNLLSRFIDLISSIFSPVIWPLAAAGLLKAFLSLAIQLGWLDPTSQTNVILAATADALFYFLPLFLAVTAAKKFRTNQFTSMAIAGALVYPSIVALAAKPDAVSFAGIPVVMMNYTSSVIPILVAVWLQGYLERFLTRVLPSAIRNFTTPLLTLLVMVPLVLITVGPVTTFAAKGLSAGIGAAFTFAPWLAGAIMGGFWQVFVLFGLHWGFVPGMLNEIATSGHSLLFGPLLPAVLAQAAATLAVMFRTHNKARRAVAGPAALSGFLAGITEPGIYGVNLPLKKPFYFGIAGGVVGGAIVAAGGTGATSFVFPSLLGLPAFTSVGNIALLFLGTGVAVALAFTLTFLFGPREAEAAADAGTSVPGTSGDKQAAAEPVQVSAVPGTVEVLAPVTGEAVALADVQDKVFASGAMGKGLGIVPADGRIHAPITGTIKAAMKTGHAFGIKSDDGVEVLVHIGIDTVQLQGRGFEAAVTRGQQVRAGDLLAVVDLSLVAEAGYDTTTLVMVTNTAQLQNVDPVTEGKLALGDAAITVQI, encoded by the coding sequence ATGGCAAGTGTGGACTACCGGTCCTTGGCCGGCGACATTTTGCAGGGGGTAGGCGGCGAGAAGAACATCGTCAGTGCCGCCCACTGCGCTACCCGGCTCCGGCTTAAGCTGCGGGACGAGACGAAAGCAGATACAGCAGCGGTCGAGAAGCTCCCCGGCGTGATCACCGTAATGAAGGCCGGCGGCCAGTACCAAGTGGTAATCGGCGACAACGTACCCACCGTTTACGCTGAGCTCGGAAAAATCACCAAACTCACTGATGACAGCGCGGCAGACGAGGAACCGGCGCCGAAGGGCAACCTTTTGAGCCGCTTCATTGACCTGATCTCCTCAATTTTTTCGCCCGTCATCTGGCCACTCGCGGCCGCAGGCCTGCTCAAAGCATTTCTGAGCCTGGCCATTCAACTTGGCTGGCTCGATCCCACATCCCAGACCAATGTAATCCTGGCTGCCACCGCTGACGCGCTGTTCTACTTCCTGCCCCTGTTCCTGGCGGTAACCGCCGCCAAAAAGTTCAGGACCAACCAGTTCACCTCCATGGCGATTGCCGGGGCACTGGTTTACCCGAGCATCGTTGCCCTTGCCGCAAAGCCAGACGCTGTGAGCTTTGCCGGTATCCCGGTGGTGATGATGAACTACACCAGTTCGGTCATCCCGATCCTCGTCGCCGTGTGGCTGCAGGGCTACCTTGAGCGTTTCCTGACCCGCGTACTTCCGTCCGCTATCCGAAACTTCACCACCCCGCTGCTGACCCTTCTGGTCATGGTCCCACTGGTCCTGATCACCGTCGGCCCCGTCACAACCTTCGCAGCCAAGGGGCTGTCTGCCGGCATCGGCGCAGCGTTCACCTTCGCGCCGTGGCTCGCAGGGGCAATCATGGGTGGCTTCTGGCAGGTCTTCGTCCTCTTCGGCCTGCACTGGGGCTTCGTCCCCGGCATGCTCAATGAGATCGCCACTTCTGGCCACTCCCTCCTGTTCGGCCCGCTGCTGCCGGCCGTCCTCGCGCAGGCAGCAGCCACCCTCGCCGTCATGTTTCGTACCCACAACAAGGCCCGCCGCGCCGTGGCTGGTCCTGCGGCTCTCTCGGGCTTCCTCGCCGGTATCACAGAACCCGGCATCTACGGTGTGAACCTGCCCCTGAAGAAGCCGTTCTACTTCGGTATCGCCGGTGGTGTTGTGGGTGGCGCCATCGTGGCCGCAGGGGGCACCGGTGCCACGTCCTTTGTCTTCCCGTCGCTGCTGGGCCTGCCTGCATTCACCTCGGTGGGCAATATCGCCCTTCTTTTCCTCGGCACTGGCGTCGCGGTCGCCCTGGCCTTCACCTTGACCTTCCTCTTTGGCCCCCGCGAGGCAGAAGCAGCGGCCGACGCCGGCACTTCCGTTCCCGGAACGTCCGGGGATAAGCAGGCGGCAGCTGAGCCCGTCCAGGTTTCCGCAGTCCCCGGCACCGTGGAGGTACTGGCGCCGGTGACGGGTGAGGCGGTGGCCTTGGCAGATGTTCAGGATAAGGTGTTCGCCTCCGGCGCGATGGGCAAGGGCTTGGGCATTGTGCCCGCCGATGGCCGCATCCACGCGCCGATCACGGGGACCATCAAGGCAGCCATGAAGACCGGCCACGCTTTCGGCATCAAGTCAGATGACGGCGTGGAGGTCCTGGTCCACATCGGCATCGACACCGTCCAGCTCCAGGGCCGCGGCTTCGAAGCAGCCGTGACCCGAGGCCAGCAGGTCCGCGCCGGCGACCTGCTCGCGGTCGTAGACCTCTCTTTGGTGGCCGAAGCCGGTTACGACACCACCACCCTGGTGATGGTCACCAACACCGCCCAGCTCCAAAACGTCGACCCGGTCACCGAAGGGAAACTGGCCCTAGGGGACGCCGCGATCACGGTCCAGATCTGA
- a CDS encoding glycoside hydrolase family 1 protein produces the protein MTTTFPKGFLWGGATAANQVEGAYNEGGKGLSIQDVMPKGITETPTEEPTPDNLKQVAIDFYHRYKEDIALFAEMGFKVYRFSIAWSRIFPLGDEETPNAEGLAYYSRVLDELEKHGIEPLVTISHYETPLHLARKYNGWTNRELIGFYERYCLALFEHFGSRVKYWLTFNEINSVLHEPFLSGGIPAPKDQLTKQDLYQAIHHELVASARATKLAHELMPEAQVGCMILALPVYPLTPDPSDVVAAMHTAQDSYAFGDIHCRGEYPGYLLRHFRDNGIELDITEGDREDLKNTVDFVSFSYYMSVCETADPSKKVTGPGNIMGGVVNPTLQASQWGWQIDPQGLRVALNDYWNRWQKPLFIVENGVGAKDQLVEVEGQKTVIDDYRIAYLNDHLVQAREAVADGVHLMGYTAWGCIDLVSASTAQMSKRYGFVYVDRNDDGTGTLERYPKKSFKWYKDVIATNGASLKN, from the coding sequence GTGACCACCACTTTCCCCAAAGGATTCCTCTGGGGCGGCGCCACCGCCGCCAACCAGGTTGAAGGAGCCTACAACGAGGGCGGCAAGGGTCTGTCCATCCAGGACGTGATGCCCAAGGGCATCACGGAAACCCCTACGGAAGAACCGACGCCGGACAACCTCAAGCAGGTGGCGATCGACTTCTACCACCGATATAAGGAGGACATCGCCCTCTTCGCCGAGATGGGCTTCAAGGTGTACCGCTTCTCCATCGCGTGGAGCCGGATCTTCCCGCTCGGTGATGAAGAAACCCCTAACGCCGAAGGTTTGGCCTACTACTCCAGAGTCCTTGACGAACTGGAAAAGCACGGCATCGAACCGCTGGTCACCATCAGCCACTACGAAACCCCGCTGCACCTGGCCCGGAAGTACAACGGCTGGACCAACCGTGAACTCATCGGCTTCTACGAGCGCTACTGCCTCGCCCTGTTCGAACACTTCGGGTCCCGGGTCAAGTACTGGCTGACCTTCAACGAGATCAACTCCGTGCTGCACGAACCGTTCCTGTCCGGCGGCATCCCGGCGCCGAAGGATCAGCTCACCAAGCAGGACCTCTACCAGGCAATTCACCACGAGCTGGTCGCATCGGCACGCGCCACCAAACTGGCCCACGAATTGATGCCGGAGGCGCAGGTGGGGTGCATGATCCTGGCGCTGCCGGTCTACCCGCTGACCCCGGACCCCTCCGACGTCGTTGCAGCCATGCACACCGCGCAGGACAGCTACGCGTTCGGCGACATCCACTGCCGCGGCGAGTACCCGGGTTACCTGCTGCGGCACTTCCGGGACAACGGCATCGAGCTGGACATCACCGAAGGGGACCGCGAGGACCTGAAGAACACGGTGGACTTCGTCTCGTTCAGCTATTACATGAGCGTCTGCGAGACAGCTGATCCGAGCAAGAAGGTCACTGGTCCTGGCAACATCATGGGCGGGGTGGTCAATCCGACGCTGCAGGCCTCCCAGTGGGGCTGGCAAATCGATCCGCAGGGCCTGCGTGTGGCCCTGAACGACTACTGGAACCGGTGGCAAAAACCGCTCTTCATTGTGGAAAACGGCGTCGGCGCGAAAGATCAACTGGTGGAGGTTGAAGGTCAAAAAACGGTCATCGATGACTACCGGATTGCCTACCTCAACGACCACCTGGTGCAGGCCCGGGAAGCAGTGGCAGACGGCGTCCACCTCATGGGCTACACCGCCTGGGGATGCATCGACCTGGTCAGTGCCTCCACCGCGCAAATGAGCAAACGCTACGGTTTCGTCTACGTGGACCGCAACGACGACGGCACCGGCACCCTGGAGCGCTACCCGAAGAAATCCTTCAAGTGGTACAAGGACGTCATCGCGACCAACGGCGCCAGCCTCAAGAACTAG
- a CDS encoding carboxymuconolactone decarboxylase family protein: MTYHDHNDRQFFRNLRKGAPAAVDAFQALDKAVFENPDNVIPLKYTELIAVAVALTTQCPYCIEAHSNAAREAGATEQELAETIMTATALRAGGGLTHGWQALKFFQGEAAASNPSVPAASLS; encoded by the coding sequence ATGACGTATCACGACCACAATGACCGCCAGTTCTTCCGCAACCTCCGCAAGGGCGCTCCCGCCGCCGTCGATGCCTTTCAGGCGCTCGACAAGGCTGTTTTCGAGAACCCGGACAACGTCATTCCGCTCAAGTACACCGAGCTCATCGCCGTCGCCGTCGCACTGACCACCCAGTGCCCCTACTGCATCGAAGCCCATTCGAACGCCGCCCGTGAAGCAGGCGCCACCGAACAGGAGCTCGCGGAGACCATCATGACAGCCACTGCGCTCAGGGCAGGAGGCGGTCTTACCCACGGCTGGCAGGCCCTGAAGTTCTTCCAAGGTGAAGCCGCCGCTTCCAACCCAAGCGTCCCAGCGGCATCCTTGTCCTGA
- a CDS encoding amino acid permease — MKSPQRVQAYEKENLKRDLKSRHLQMIAIGGAIGTGLFYGSGWAIQTAGPAIIITYIVASAAIYFVMRAQGEMSVEEPVSGGYISYSSRYIHPFMGFLNGWNAFIFLLATSAAELNALGKYVQYWVPGMPIWVTAAIAVLIMFVINVVGVKFYGEAEFWFAIIKVVAIVVLIIFGAAMIFFGLGNGGQPLGLGNLTEHGGFFPNGISGSILSIVMVAFAFGGIENLGLTAGEAKDVEKTMPKAVNATFWRLMIFYVGAITILVTIFPWTSLTGKGSPFVEVFTRIGIPAAATIMNLVVMTAVLSAVNSSIFTNSRTFYNLSLQGKAPAFLGKVNSKQVPSGAVIAVFVIMLAGVGLNLLMPDQVFEIFSSVTTFGLICAWGSIALSHLRFRKLRIQNGQADAIKYKSPFYPYADYIALVFVAVILVCIAILPDMQVSLIVSVAWVVVVAVAYRVYRKRQSPEQVETATEDSVPVPDHMGS; from the coding sequence ATGAAATCTCCCCAACGCGTTCAGGCATATGAAAAAGAGAACCTGAAACGGGATCTCAAGAGCAGGCACCTGCAAATGATTGCCATCGGCGGGGCCATCGGAACTGGATTGTTCTACGGCTCCGGCTGGGCCATCCAGACCGCAGGCCCAGCCATCATCATCACCTACATCGTCGCCTCAGCCGCCATCTACTTCGTGATGCGCGCCCAAGGCGAAATGTCCGTCGAGGAACCCGTCTCCGGCGGATACATCTCCTACTCAAGCCGCTACATCCACCCCTTTATGGGATTCCTCAACGGATGGAACGCCTTCATTTTCCTCCTCGCCACCAGTGCGGCCGAACTCAATGCCCTGGGCAAATATGTCCAGTACTGGGTCCCCGGTATGCCGATCTGGGTCACCGCGGCGATCGCGGTACTCATTATGTTCGTCATCAACGTCGTCGGCGTGAAGTTCTATGGCGAGGCAGAATTCTGGTTTGCCATCATCAAGGTGGTCGCGATCGTCGTCCTGATCATCTTCGGTGCTGCAATGATCTTCTTCGGGCTCGGCAACGGGGGCCAGCCCCTCGGACTTGGCAACCTGACGGAACACGGAGGCTTCTTCCCCAACGGCATCAGCGGCTCCATCCTGTCCATCGTGATGGTCGCCTTCGCATTCGGCGGCATCGAGAACCTGGGTCTGACTGCCGGCGAAGCCAAAGACGTTGAAAAGACAATGCCCAAGGCCGTAAATGCCACGTTCTGGCGTCTGATGATCTTCTACGTTGGAGCCATCACTATCCTGGTCACCATTTTCCCCTGGACCTCCTTGACCGGAAAAGGCAGCCCGTTCGTCGAGGTTTTCACCAGGATTGGCATCCCGGCGGCCGCAACGATCATGAACCTCGTGGTGATGACCGCGGTGCTCTCCGCGGTGAACTCCAGTATCTTCACCAACAGCAGGACCTTCTACAACCTCTCCCTCCAAGGCAAGGCCCCGGCGTTCCTCGGCAAGGTCAACAGCAAGCAGGTCCCCTCCGGCGCCGTCATTGCCGTCTTCGTCATCATGCTCGCCGGTGTGGGTCTGAACCTGCTCATGCCGGATCAGGTCTTCGAGATCTTCTCCTCGGTGACCACCTTCGGACTGATCTGCGCCTGGGGCTCGATCGCTCTCAGCCACCTCCGATTCCGGAAGCTGCGCATCCAGAACGGACAGGCTGACGCGATCAAGTACAAGTCTCCCTTCTACCCCTACGCCGACTACATCGCTCTCGTATTCGTTGCCGTGATCCTGGTCTGCATCGCCATCCTGCCGGACATGCAAGTCTCACTGATCGTCTCTGTGGCCTGGGTCGTGGTAGTCGCCGTCGCCTACAGGGTCTACCGCAAGCGGCAGTCCCCCGAGCAAGTCGAAACCGCTACCGAGGACTCCGTACCCGTCCCCGACCACATGGGCAGCTGA
- a CDS encoding RidA family protein: MTITIQHRLSELGVVLPAPARSVANYQPYVRTGNLLFTSGQLPMRDGGFTSMGKLGEGVDIAAGQEAARWCAANILAQAKDALGDLAKIKRLVKITVFVASAPAFTDQHQVANGASDFLVEALGEAGNHARSAVGVPSLPMDVPVEIEAVLELH; the protein is encoded by the coding sequence ATGACCATCACCATTCAACACCGTCTGTCCGAACTCGGCGTCGTCCTCCCCGCCCCTGCACGGTCGGTAGCCAACTACCAGCCCTACGTCCGCACCGGGAACCTGCTTTTCACCTCCGGCCAGCTGCCGATGCGCGACGGTGGCTTTACCTCAATGGGCAAGCTCGGCGAAGGCGTCGACATCGCCGCCGGTCAGGAAGCCGCGCGCTGGTGCGCTGCGAACATCCTCGCCCAGGCCAAGGACGCCCTGGGCGACCTGGCGAAGATCAAGCGCCTGGTCAAGATCACTGTCTTCGTCGCCAGCGCGCCGGCCTTCACCGACCAGCACCAGGTCGCCAACGGTGCATCTGATTTCCTGGTCGAGGCGCTCGGCGAGGCAGGAAACCACGCCCGCTCCGCCGTCGGGGTTCCCTCGCTGCCGATGGACGTCCCGGTCGAAATCGAAGCCGTCCTCGAACTCCACTGA
- a CDS encoding HPr family phosphocarrier protein, producing the protein MFERTAIIASTSGLHARPATVFVEAANEYDGLDIAIGREEEPADEAMDATSVLSLMSLGLEYGDRVILRTEGTGSEQALDRLVGLLETNHDA; encoded by the coding sequence ATGTTCGAACGCACTGCCATCATCGCGAGCACGTCTGGCTTACACGCCCGGCCCGCAACAGTCTTTGTGGAAGCAGCAAACGAATACGACGGCTTGGACATCGCCATCGGACGCGAGGAAGAGCCTGCTGACGAAGCAATGGATGCTACGTCAGTTCTTTCCCTTATGAGCCTCGGCCTCGAGTACGGTGACCGGGTGATTCTGCGGACCGAAGGTACCGGGTCGGAGCAGGCATTGGATCGACTGGTCGGGCTACTCGAGACCAACCACGACGCCTGA
- a CDS encoding MalY/PatB family protein encodes MPDTVLIPSLDTAPTSIFDEVVERGTSNSMKWAYKHALLSADEAAADPLPMWVADTDFKAPRVVLDALHEAVEHGVFGYPGGATKSYLDAVTGWQAKRFGWEVDQKWVLQTSGIITTLKTAVQAFSAPGDSVLIQPPVYAHFHNDMLMNGRHLAFAPLSRVGDRYELDATVFEAAIRPDTKIFILSNPHNPTGNVWTEDELRTMGEICARHGVIVISDEIHQDLIMDPAKRHIPFASLSEEFAQNSITCTAPSKTFNLPGLQSANVFVPNQRMREELARQYDRNMFPLVNVLGMVAAEAAYAHGEAWVDEMVAYVRSNHEHFAASINSALPQLKVLPADSLYLAWMDCRGLGLNAEELDKFMLTKARLWLDKGQKFGLEGHGYMRVNLGCPRSTVDEAINRLTAALISN; translated from the coding sequence ATGCCTGACACAGTTTTGATCCCTTCCCTTGATACCGCGCCGACTTCGATATTCGACGAGGTCGTCGAACGGGGCACCTCCAACTCGATGAAGTGGGCCTATAAGCACGCTCTTCTTTCTGCGGACGAGGCCGCGGCAGATCCGCTGCCCATGTGGGTGGCCGACACTGACTTCAAGGCCCCCCGGGTCGTGCTGGATGCACTGCATGAGGCTGTCGAGCATGGCGTGTTCGGCTACCCGGGCGGGGCCACGAAGAGTTACCTTGATGCTGTCACGGGTTGGCAGGCCAAGCGCTTCGGCTGGGAGGTCGACCAAAAGTGGGTCCTCCAGACTTCGGGCATCATCACGACCCTCAAGACTGCGGTGCAGGCCTTCTCTGCGCCGGGCGACTCTGTCCTCATCCAGCCGCCGGTCTACGCGCACTTCCACAACGACATGCTCATGAACGGCCGGCACCTTGCCTTCGCACCGCTGTCTAGGGTCGGAGACCGGTATGAGCTGGACGCGACGGTGTTCGAGGCCGCTATCCGGCCTGATACCAAAATTTTCATCCTCAGCAACCCCCACAACCCGACCGGCAACGTGTGGACCGAAGACGAACTGCGCACGATGGGGGAGATCTGTGCTCGCCACGGCGTGATCGTCATCTCCGATGAGATTCATCAGGACCTCATCATGGACCCCGCTAAGCGCCACATCCCCTTCGCGTCCCTCAGCGAGGAGTTCGCTCAGAACAGCATCACCTGCACTGCGCCGAGCAAGACTTTCAATCTCCCCGGGTTGCAGAGTGCCAACGTCTTTGTTCCCAACCAGCGGATGCGGGAAGAGCTCGCACGCCAGTATGACCGGAACATGTTCCCACTGGTCAACGTCCTTGGCATGGTTGCCGCAGAAGCTGCTTACGCCCACGGCGAGGCCTGGGTGGACGAGATGGTGGCTTATGTCCGGAGCAACCATGAACACTTCGCCGCGTCGATCAACAGCGCGCTTCCGCAACTGAAGGTCCTGCCGGCCGACTCGCTCTACCTGGCCTGGATGGACTGCCGGGGCCTTGGCCTGAACGCGGAAGAGCTGGACAAGTTCATGCTCACCAAGGCCCGCCTCTGGCTGGACAAGGGCCAGAAATTCGGTCTCGAAGGACACGGCTACATGCGGGTCAACCTGGGTTGCCCGCGCAGCACTGTCGACGAAGCCATTAACCGGCTCACCGCAGCCCTCATCAGCAACTGA
- a CDS encoding branched-chain amino acid aminotransferase has product MTAFPLTPAPSPLPPNDRMAVLADPGFGNHFTDHMATASWSLTDGWHDQKVGPLEAFSVHPATSVLHYAQEIFEGLKAYRHADGSVWLFRPEANAARFGRSATRLSLPVLDEELFLDAVTELVRADHAWVPEHGKEHSLYIRPFMFASEPFLGVRAAAEAKFCVIASPAGPYFPDGPTGISLWASRTQTRAAKGGTGDAKCGGNYATGLAAQAEARANGCDQVLYLDAVEHEWLEESGTMNLFIITADRELITPGLGTILEGVTRDSILALAEEHGLTPVERRIGLSEVQTRCADGTITEIFASGTAAAITPVVSIQGEDLDITIGTGEPGPNTLAIREHLLGLQYGDRPDSRGWLQRVI; this is encoded by the coding sequence ATGACCGCCTTCCCACTGACCCCCGCACCAAGCCCGTTGCCCCCCAATGACAGGATGGCTGTCCTGGCGGACCCCGGATTCGGGAACCACTTCACCGATCACATGGCCACCGCCTCCTGGTCCCTGACGGACGGCTGGCACGACCAGAAGGTCGGCCCTCTCGAAGCTTTTAGCGTCCACCCGGCGACCTCGGTGCTGCACTATGCGCAGGAAATATTCGAAGGACTGAAGGCCTACCGCCACGCTGACGGCTCGGTCTGGCTTTTCCGTCCCGAAGCCAACGCCGCCCGATTCGGACGATCCGCCACACGGCTTTCGTTGCCTGTCCTCGATGAGGAACTGTTCCTGGACGCCGTCACGGAACTCGTCCGGGCCGACCACGCCTGGGTCCCCGAGCATGGGAAGGAGCACAGCCTCTATATCCGGCCGTTCATGTTCGCCTCGGAACCATTCCTTGGCGTCCGAGCCGCGGCCGAAGCAAAGTTCTGCGTTATCGCCTCCCCCGCCGGCCCCTACTTTCCTGACGGGCCCACGGGAATCTCCCTGTGGGCCAGCCGGACCCAGACACGCGCAGCCAAGGGAGGGACCGGGGACGCGAAATGCGGCGGAAACTACGCCACCGGGCTCGCCGCCCAGGCCGAAGCCCGCGCCAACGGATGCGACCAAGTCCTCTACCTCGACGCCGTCGAACACGAATGGCTTGAGGAATCAGGCACCATGAACCTGTTCATCATCACAGCCGACCGCGAACTCATCACCCCTGGCTTGGGCACCATTCTGGAGGGCGTGACCCGGGACAGCATCCTCGCTCTCGCCGAAGAACACGGACTAACGCCGGTGGAGCGGCGCATCGGACTGAGCGAAGTGCAGACTCGCTGCGCGGACGGCACCATCACCGAGATCTTCGCCAGCGGCACCGCAGCGGCCATCACCCCCGTCGTGTCAATCCAAGGCGAAGACCTTGACATCACCATCGGAACCGGTGAACCGGGCCCGAACACCCTCGCCATCCGTGAACACCTCCTCGGGCTCCAGTACGGCGACCGGCCCGATTCGAGGGGTTGGCTCCAGCGGGTGATCTAA
- a CDS encoding Lrp/AsnC family transcriptional regulator, which yields MDRIDREILALLQLEGRISFTELAGRVQLSLSSCQRRVRDLEARGIIRSYRAVVDAASAGFGFEVVAFATLTRPDVLDEFDAAISHVPEIIEAQRLFGEPDYMIRIVAADREAYQKLYDKVLSRLPGVQSLNSTIVMKEVIASRALPVVRRSIE from the coding sequence ATGGACAGGATCGATCGGGAGATTCTTGCATTGCTGCAACTTGAAGGGCGAATATCGTTCACTGAACTGGCGGGGCGTGTGCAGTTGAGCCTGTCGAGCTGCCAGCGACGCGTGCGGGATCTGGAGGCGCGCGGAATCATACGCAGCTATCGTGCGGTCGTGGACGCAGCTTCGGCCGGCTTCGGCTTTGAAGTCGTTGCGTTCGCAACGCTCACCCGTCCTGACGTGCTGGATGAGTTCGATGCCGCGATCAGCCATGTTCCGGAAATCATTGAGGCCCAAAGACTGTTCGGGGAGCCGGACTACATGATCCGCATCGTTGCGGCGGACCGCGAGGCCTACCAAAAGCTGTATGACAAGGTGCTAAGCCGCCTGCCGGGCGTGCAAAGCCTCAACTCCACCATCGTGATGAAGGAAGTAATTGCCTCCAGGGCGCTGCCCGTTGTCCGGCGCTCAATCGAGTAG
- a CDS encoding aspartate/glutamate racemase family protein has product MRKKIPGLIGLAPKTNCVYYLEMTQSAANVDPAHTPNSLLWTINFEEAARAVGAGNLEALNALLIDAGKHLAAGGADFLVLTSNTSHSAVQALEAETALPVLDIRSVMAQELQRRHVQRVGILSTSLTQSAGLYEEVFPAAGFSIEYPDRATAAHIDQVIFNELVKGITDGDASAVLKRAAAQLRDRGAQAILLACTDMTIVADQLNDADIIDTTTLHARAAGEFIFAKDAAVKAPSLPSSKAPTRGS; this is encoded by the coding sequence ATGAGAAAGAAAATCCCTGGCCTCATCGGCCTGGCGCCCAAAACGAACTGCGTCTACTACCTCGAGATGACTCAGTCAGCGGCAAACGTGGACCCGGCCCACACTCCGAACTCACTGCTATGGACCATCAACTTCGAAGAAGCCGCCCGCGCCGTTGGTGCAGGAAACCTCGAAGCGCTCAACGCGCTTCTGATCGACGCCGGCAAGCACCTTGCTGCAGGAGGGGCAGACTTTCTAGTGTTGACTTCCAACACAAGCCACAGTGCTGTTCAAGCTTTGGAAGCGGAGACAGCACTGCCTGTTCTCGACATCCGCTCCGTGATGGCACAGGAACTGCAACGTCGCCACGTGCAGCGTGTAGGAATCCTCAGCACCAGCCTCACGCAATCAGCAGGCCTGTACGAGGAGGTGTTCCCAGCAGCCGGTTTCAGCATTGAATACCCCGACCGTGCAACCGCCGCACACATCGACCAGGTGATCTTCAACGAACTGGTCAAGGGTATAACCGACGGAGATGCCTCCGCTGTCCTCAAACGCGCCGCAGCCCAGTTACGTGACCGAGGCGCGCAGGCCATCCTCCTGGCATGCACTGACATGACTATCGTCGCGGACCAGCTCAATGATGCCGACATCATCGACACCACAACTCTCCACGCCCGGGCCGCAGGAGAATTCATCTTTGCCAAAGATGCGGCTGTGAAAGCGCCTTCCTTGCCGTCCTCAAAGGCCCCTACGAGAGGATCTTGA
- a CDS encoding PRD domain-containing protein, which translates to MEVLRVFNNNVVLARTPDKGEVILTGRGLGFQAKPGKPVDESKVIRVFVPEDGRDADNFGALVAAIPPEHLLLADEALQIARKDLPNTISSTTVVGLADHISFAIKRIRQGIDLEYPLRGEVSHLYPEELKTAQRVLDFVNTRIEQALPEAEAVPIALHLVNAGFATGDLSLTYQMTGVFTQLFEVLEQAYERPFDRDTVNAARFITHLRYFFVRAQTGQQLNDGATALSKAIRESYPEAHGTALKLQAVLELRLGEPLTEDEVTYLTLHVARMVEDLRLQ; encoded by the coding sequence ATGGAGGTCTTGCGCGTCTTCAACAACAACGTCGTCCTCGCCCGGACCCCAGACAAGGGCGAAGTCATCCTCACGGGGCGCGGTCTGGGGTTTCAAGCCAAACCAGGCAAACCTGTAGATGAGAGCAAAGTTATTCGTGTCTTCGTCCCCGAGGATGGCCGGGACGCGGACAACTTCGGTGCACTCGTGGCAGCAATACCTCCCGAGCACCTCCTGCTCGCGGACGAAGCACTGCAGATAGCCCGGAAAGACCTGCCAAACACTATAAGCTCCACCACGGTTGTCGGCCTTGCCGACCACATCAGCTTCGCGATCAAGCGGATACGTCAAGGCATCGACCTCGAATACCCTCTCCGGGGCGAGGTGTCCCACCTCTACCCGGAGGAACTAAAGACAGCCCAACGCGTCCTTGATTTCGTCAATACCCGCATTGAACAAGCCCTGCCCGAGGCCGAAGCAGTGCCCATCGCCCTGCATCTTGTCAACGCAGGGTTCGCTACCGGAGACCTTTCGCTCACTTACCAAATGACCGGCGTCTTCACCCAGCTATTCGAGGTCCTGGAGCAGGCCTACGAACGACCGTTCGATCGCGACACTGTAAATGCCGCGCGCTTCATCACCCATTTACGCTATTTCTTCGTCCGTGCTCAAACAGGTCAACAACTAAACGACGGCGCGACAGCGCTGAGCAAAGCGATCCGTGAGTCGTATCCCGAGGCCCACGGTACGGCGCTGAAGCTCCAGGCGGTGCTCGAGCTGCGCCTGGGCGAGCCGCTTACTGAAGACGAAGTCACCTACCTGACGCTGCATGTAGCCCGCATGGTCGAAGACCTCCGGCTGCAGTAA